Proteins from a single region of Salinibacter grassmerensis:
- a CDS encoding DUF3667 domain-containing protein, whose translation MSASTSSQDASSEGGSTDQKHSSEVESPDDRAAETATDSVECPSCGRTFSGTYCPDCGEEVGGSLTVGDVAGDAFREMSEIGGGLPATLVGLTIRPGEVLEEYLSGARRQYMSPGRYLVVAVILFLGVTQGLTWLGLQEPLVDSAMISEESTRFMGEVNQLTQSQWYTLVTVFVQAGILGLLFWRIFGEELRRGAEALAVGVFLIAHASMLSAGSKLLLVPSVSLWKGAAVDPSISLSVGTFISFVYPGVAAYRGFGTSWSSLFKGLLGSMWAYIEIAGIGGIGAFWYVFFTSPNLRKTLESGNEVAAFTVVGGLTVVCLLPLLLHAGMEAYYRLR comes from the coding sequence ATGTCCGCTTCTACAAGTAGCCAGGATGCAAGTAGCGAGGGCGGGTCCACCGATCAGAAACACTCATCTGAGGTGGAGTCCCCTGACGATCGGGCCGCCGAGACGGCCACCGATTCCGTCGAGTGCCCAAGCTGTGGGCGAACCTTCTCGGGAACCTACTGCCCGGACTGCGGGGAAGAGGTGGGCGGTTCGCTAACGGTAGGAGACGTGGCCGGCGATGCCTTCCGAGAGATGTCCGAGATTGGAGGCGGGCTTCCGGCCACACTGGTCGGGTTGACCATTCGTCCCGGGGAGGTGCTTGAAGAGTACCTCTCCGGAGCGCGCAGGCAATACATGAGCCCCGGACGCTACCTTGTGGTGGCGGTCATCCTGTTTTTAGGCGTGACGCAAGGGCTTACCTGGCTCGGCCTTCAAGAGCCCCTGGTAGATTCAGCGATGATTTCGGAGGAATCCACCAGGTTCATGGGTGAGGTCAACCAACTAACGCAATCTCAGTGGTACACTCTCGTGACGGTCTTTGTCCAAGCAGGAATACTGGGCCTTCTCTTTTGGCGCATCTTCGGGGAAGAGCTACGCCGAGGAGCCGAGGCATTGGCAGTCGGTGTTTTTTTGATCGCACACGCCTCGATGTTGTCTGCCGGTTCTAAGCTACTGCTCGTTCCCTCGGTCTCTCTCTGGAAAGGGGCGGCCGTCGATCCGTCGATCTCATTGAGCGTAGGTACTTTCATCTCGTTTGTCTATCCTGGCGTCGCAGCCTACCGCGGGTTTGGGACAAGTTGGAGCAGTTTATTCAAAGGTTTGCTGGGATCGATGTGGGCGTATATCGAAATAGCTGGGATTGGGGGTATTGGAGCGTTTTGGTATGTCTTCTTCACCTCGCCCAATTTGCGTAAAACCCTTGAGAGCGGAAATGAAGTCGCGGCTTTCACAGTCGTCGGGGGGCTTACCGTAGTGTGCCTACTCCCTCTGCTTCTCCACGCTGGGATGGAAGCGTACTACCGTCTGCGCTAG